One segment of Streptomyces sp. XD-27 DNA contains the following:
- the dusB gene encoding tRNA dihydrouridine synthase DusB, translated as MTLTPLQIGPHTVQPPVVLAPMAGITNAPFRTLCREFSGGKGLFVSEMITTRALVERDAKTMRLIHFDGSEKPRSIQLYGVDPGTVGKAVRMIVDEDLADHIDLNFGCPVPKVTRKGGGSALPYKRNLLRAILREAVAGAGELPVTMKMRKGIDDDHLTYLDAGRIAVEEGVTAIALHGRTAAQHYGGTADWEAIARLKEAVPEIPVLGNGDIWSADDAVRMMRETGCDGAVVGRGCLGRPWLFGDLVAVFEGTGRAAAPTLREVTAVMRRHAELLAEWLEDEERGVIDFRKHVAWYTKGFSIGSEMRKRLAIASSLDELDALMSELELDQKWPVGADGPRGRTSGRNRVVLPDGWLADPYDRAVVGADAELDTSGG; from the coding sequence ATGACCCTGACGCCGCTGCAGATCGGACCGCACACGGTCCAGCCACCGGTCGTGCTCGCACCGATGGCCGGGATCACGAACGCGCCGTTCCGCACCCTGTGCCGCGAGTTCAGTGGCGGCAAGGGGCTGTTCGTCAGCGAGATGATCACCACGCGGGCCCTGGTCGAGCGGGACGCCAAGACCATGCGGCTGATCCACTTCGACGGGTCGGAGAAGCCGCGGTCCATCCAGCTGTACGGCGTGGACCCCGGGACCGTCGGCAAGGCCGTCCGGATGATCGTGGACGAGGACCTGGCCGACCACATCGATCTGAACTTCGGCTGCCCCGTGCCCAAGGTGACCCGCAAGGGCGGCGGCTCGGCGCTGCCGTACAAGCGGAATCTGCTGCGGGCGATCCTGCGCGAGGCCGTGGCCGGGGCGGGGGAGCTGCCGGTGACGATGAAGATGCGCAAGGGCATCGACGACGACCACCTCACGTATCTCGACGCGGGCCGGATCGCGGTCGAGGAGGGGGTGACCGCCATCGCCCTGCACGGGCGGACCGCGGCGCAGCACTACGGAGGCACCGCCGATTGGGAGGCCATCGCGCGGCTCAAGGAGGCCGTCCCGGAGATCCCGGTGCTCGGCAACGGCGACATCTGGTCGGCCGACGACGCGGTGCGGATGATGCGCGAGACCGGCTGTGACGGGGCGGTCGTCGGACGTGGCTGCCTGGGCCGGCCCTGGCTCTTCGGCGACCTGGTCGCCGTCTTCGAAGGCACGGGTCGGGCCGCCGCGCCCACCCTGCGCGAGGTGACCGCGGTGATGCGGCGCCACGCGGAGCTGCTCGCCGAGTGGCTGGAGGACGAGGAGCGGGGTGTCATCGACTTCCGCAAGCACGTCGCCTGGTACACCAAGGGCTTCTCGATCGGCTCCGAGATGCGTAAACGCCTGGCGATCGCCTCATCTCTGGACGAATTGGACGCTCTGATGAGCGAGCTCGAACTCGACCAGAAATGGCCGGTCGGCGCGGACGGCCCGAGGGGCCGCACCTCCGGCAGGAACCGCGTCGTGCTGCCGGACGGCTGGCTGGCCGACCCGTACGACCGTGCCGTGGTCGGCGCCGACGCGGAGCTGGACACCTCGGGTGGCTGA
- a CDS encoding helix-turn-helix domain-containing protein codes for MTTAVRPAAVDVRRAELAAFLRSRRERITPEQVDLPRGRRRRTPGLRREEVAQLSAVGVTWYTWLEQGRDIHVSAQVLDALARALLLDPSERAHLFALAGTADPAPETRCPSATPALRALLKQLEPVPAYIQNSRYDILAYNRTYGRLLCDLDALPPEDHNAMWLAFTNADWRAAAVDLPEVHRTIAAKFRAAMAEHLAEPAWKALLTRLEAASEEFREVWARHEVVAHVARTKYIRNAHVGLLHVEHTHLWLGPSAGPRLVTYVPIDDESRQRLEKLQALALAED; via the coding sequence ATGACGACCGCTGTCCGCCCCGCCGCCGTCGACGTACGGCGTGCCGAACTCGCCGCCTTCCTGCGCAGTCGCCGTGAGCGCATCACCCCCGAGCAGGTCGACCTTCCGCGCGGCAGACGGCGCCGTACGCCCGGCCTGCGGCGCGAGGAGGTCGCTCAGCTCTCCGCCGTCGGCGTCACGTGGTACACGTGGTTGGAGCAGGGGCGAGACATCCACGTCTCCGCGCAGGTCCTCGACGCGCTCGCCCGTGCGCTGCTGCTCGATCCGAGCGAGCGCGCCCATCTCTTCGCGCTCGCGGGGACGGCGGACCCGGCCCCCGAGACGCGCTGCCCGAGCGCGACGCCCGCGCTGCGGGCCCTGCTGAAGCAGTTGGAGCCGGTGCCCGCCTACATCCAGAACAGCCGGTACGACATCCTCGCCTACAACCGCACCTACGGGCGGCTGCTGTGCGACCTCGACGCCCTGCCCCCCGAGGACCACAACGCCATGTGGCTGGCCTTCACCAACGCCGACTGGCGGGCGGCCGCGGTGGATCTGCCGGAGGTGCACCGGACGATCGCGGCGAAGTTCCGCGCGGCGATGGCGGAGCATCTCGCCGAACCCGCGTGGAAGGCGCTGCTGACCCGCCTCGAAGCGGCGTCCGAGGAGTTCCGCGAGGTGTGGGCACGCCACGAGGTGGTCGCCCATGTCGCACGTACGAAGTACATCCGCAACGCGCACGTGGGCCTGCTGCATGTGGAGCACACCCACCTCTGGCTGGGCCCGTCCGCCGGTCCGCGCCTGGTGACGTACGTTCCGATCGACGACGAGTCACGGCAGCGCCTCGAGAAACTTCAGGCCCTCGCACTCGCGGAGGACTGA
- a CDS encoding MFS transporter, which produces MTRLETPSVRSAPPASAAARGLTPLGLATVLLGAALPLIDFFIVNVALSAMGRDLRASPAVLELVVAGYGVAYAVLLVLGGRLGDTFGRRRLFLTGMAAFGITSLACGLAPDAWTLVAARVAQGAAAALLLPQVLATIQATTSGPRRARSLSLYGATAGLAMVVGQILGGLLVAADLLGTGWRAVFLVNVPVALLGLALAARTVPETRSERPAPVDVPGTVLLAAALVTLLLPLTEGRAAGWPVWTWVSLGLFPLAASAFFAVERRADRTGRVPLVPPSLFALPGLRRGLALVVPFSTGFGGFMFVIAVALQQGLRFGPVAAGVALVPMALAFFVVSLAGPRLVNRFGSAVVTVGGLIQAAGLALLTVTVLRGWPDLGFWELMPGLALAGLGQGLQLPVLFRIVLADVPAERAGVGSGVMVTTQQSSLALGVATLGTLFLTLEPSAGMRNALVTTLAVQVAAVLVTVGLSLRLPRHVA; this is translated from the coding sequence ATGACCCGACTGGAAACCCCGTCCGTACGATCCGCTCCCCCGGCCTCCGCGGCCGCGCGAGGGCTCACCCCGCTGGGGCTGGCCACCGTGCTGCTCGGCGCCGCGCTGCCCCTGATCGACTTCTTCATCGTCAATGTGGCCCTGTCCGCGATGGGCCGGGACCTGCGTGCGAGCCCGGCCGTGCTGGAACTGGTCGTGGCCGGGTACGGCGTCGCGTACGCCGTACTGCTGGTGCTCGGCGGCCGGTTGGGCGACACCTTCGGCCGCCGGCGGCTGTTCCTCACGGGCATGGCGGCCTTCGGGATCACCTCACTGGCCTGCGGGCTGGCACCCGACGCGTGGACCCTGGTGGCCGCGCGGGTGGCGCAGGGCGCGGCGGCCGCGCTGCTGCTCCCCCAGGTGCTGGCCACCATCCAGGCCACGACCAGCGGGCCGCGCCGGGCGCGCAGCCTGAGCCTGTACGGCGCCACCGCCGGCCTGGCGATGGTCGTCGGGCAGATCCTGGGCGGGCTGCTGGTCGCCGCGGACCTGCTGGGGACGGGCTGGCGCGCGGTCTTCCTGGTGAACGTTCCGGTGGCGCTGCTCGGGTTGGCGCTCGCGGCGCGTACGGTCCCGGAGACCCGGTCGGAGCGGCCGGCGCCGGTCGACGTACCGGGCACCGTGCTGCTGGCGGCGGCCCTGGTCACGCTGCTGTTGCCGCTGACCGAGGGGCGGGCGGCGGGCTGGCCGGTGTGGACGTGGGTGTCGCTGGGGCTGTTCCCGCTCGCGGCGTCGGCGTTCTTCGCCGTGGAGCGGCGGGCGGACCGGACGGGCAGGGTCCCCCTGGTACCGCCGAGCCTGTTCGCGCTGCCGGGACTGCGGCGCGGTCTGGCGCTGGTGGTGCCGTTCTCCACCGGCTTCGGCGGCTTCATGTTCGTGATCGCGGTGGCGCTTCAACAGGGGCTGCGGTTCGGGCCCGTCGCGGCGGGGGTGGCGCTGGTCCCGATGGCGCTGGCGTTCTTCGTGGTGTCGCTGGCGGGACCGCGGCTGGTGAACCGGTTCGGCAGCGCGGTGGTCACCGTCGGCGGGCTGATCCAGGCCGCCGGTCTGGCGTTGCTGACCGTGACGGTACTGCGCGGCTGGCCCGACCTGGGGTTCTGGGAGCTGATGCCGGGGCTGGCGCTGGCCGGGCTCGGCCAGGGGCTGCAGCTTCCGGTGCTGTTCCGGATCGTGCTGGCGGACGTGCCCGCTGAGCGGGCCGGCGTGGGCAGTGGGGTGATGGTCACCACGCAGCAGTCGTCGCTGGCCCTGGGGGTGGCGACGCTGGGCACGCTGTTCCTGACGCTGGAACCGTCGGCGGGGATGCGGAACGCGCTGGTCACCACGCTGGCGGTGCAGGTGGCGGCGGTCCTGGTGACCGTGGGCCTGAGCCTGCGGCTGCCGCGCCACGTGGCGTAG
- a CDS encoding aldo/keto reductase, giving the protein MLHRALGTTGPQVSALGLGCMGMSALYGDADRAESIATLHAALDAGITLLDTGDFYGMGHNEILIGEALRTAPAPAREQALTSVKFGALRDPDGGWSGYDGRPAAVKNFAAYSLQRLGTGHIDVYRIARVDPDVPIEETVGAITELVEAGHVRHIGLSEVNAETLRRAAAVAPITDLQIEYSLISRGIEDEILPTARELGVAVTAYGVLSRGLISGHWSRDRKPGANDFRGMSPRFNGDNLAHNLDLVDALRKVADGRGVSVAQIAIAWVLAQGEDIVPLVGARRRDRLTEALGALEVTLDADDLAAIEKAVPAGAAAGERYPAAQMAHLDSERK; this is encoded by the coding sequence GTGCTGCACCGCGCACTCGGCACCACCGGCCCCCAGGTCTCCGCCCTCGGCCTCGGCTGCATGGGCATGTCCGCCCTGTACGGCGACGCCGACCGGGCCGAATCCATCGCCACCCTCCACGCCGCCCTCGACGCGGGCATCACCCTGCTGGACACCGGCGACTTCTACGGCATGGGCCACAACGAGATCCTCATCGGCGAGGCTCTGCGTACCGCCCCCGCGCCCGCCCGCGAACAGGCTCTGACCAGCGTGAAGTTCGGCGCCCTCCGCGACCCGGACGGCGGCTGGTCCGGCTACGACGGCCGCCCGGCGGCGGTGAAGAACTTCGCCGCCTACTCCCTCCAGCGGCTGGGCACCGGCCACATCGACGTCTACCGCATCGCCCGCGTCGACCCGGACGTCCCCATCGAGGAGACCGTGGGCGCCATCACCGAGCTGGTCGAGGCCGGGCACGTGCGGCACATCGGCCTGTCCGAGGTGAACGCCGAGACCCTGCGCCGGGCCGCCGCCGTTGCCCCCATCACCGACCTCCAGATCGAGTACTCGCTGATCTCGCGCGGCATCGAGGACGAGATCCTGCCCACCGCCCGCGAGCTGGGCGTCGCCGTCACCGCGTACGGCGTGCTGTCCCGCGGCCTGATCAGCGGCCACTGGAGCCGGGACCGCAAGCCGGGCGCGAACGACTTCCGCGGCATGAGCCCGCGCTTCAACGGCGACAACCTGGCCCACAACCTCGACCTCGTCGACGCGCTGCGCAAGGTCGCCGACGGCCGGGGCGTCTCCGTCGCGCAGATCGCCATCGCCTGGGTACTGGCCCAGGGAGAGGACATCGTCCCGCTGGTCGGCGCCCGCCGCCGGGACCGGCTGACCGAAGCCCTCGGCGCGCTTGAGGTTACGCTCGACGCGGACGACCTGGCCGCCATCGAGAAGGCCGTCCCGGCGGGCGCCGCCGCGGGCGAGCGCTACCCGGCCGCACAGATGGCGCACCTCGACAGCGAGAGGAAGTAA
- a CDS encoding TetR family transcriptional regulator, translating to MPPEALTPERVLEATEEVLRRYGPAKATVVDVARALGVSHGSVYRHFRTKAALREAVTERWLDQAHDELSGIAAAQGPAPERLRRWLAALFAAKRRKAGDDPELFATYMALVGENSGTVARHIDTMVAQIAAIVEDGVARGEFAAADPSATARAIWDATGRFHDPVYAAEWSAPGIDTAFTSVCDLILRGLRA from the coding sequence ATGCCGCCCGAGGCCCTGACCCCTGAACGCGTCCTCGAAGCCACCGAGGAGGTGCTGCGCCGCTACGGCCCGGCCAAGGCCACCGTGGTGGACGTGGCACGCGCGCTCGGGGTCAGCCACGGCAGCGTCTACCGCCACTTCCGCACCAAGGCCGCACTGCGCGAGGCGGTCACCGAACGCTGGCTGGACCAGGCGCACGACGAGCTGTCGGGCATAGCGGCCGCCCAGGGCCCGGCTCCCGAGCGCCTCCGTCGCTGGCTGGCCGCCCTGTTCGCGGCCAAGCGCCGCAAGGCGGGCGACGACCCGGAGCTGTTCGCCACGTACATGGCTCTGGTCGGCGAGAACAGTGGCACCGTGGCCCGGCACATCGACACGATGGTCGCCCAGATCGCGGCGATCGTGGAAGACGGCGTCGCCCGGGGCGAGTTCGCGGCGGCGGACCCGTCGGCCACGGCGCGCGCCATCTGGGACGCGACCGGCCGCTTCCACGACCCGGTGTACGCGGCGGAGTGGTCGGCGCCGGGCATCGACACCGCGTTCACCTCGGTCTGCGACCTGATCCTGCGCGGCCTCCGCGCCTGA
- a CDS encoding response regulator transcription factor, with the protein MRAVIAEDSVLLRIGLVKVLQTAGFEVMAEVGDAEGLLAAVDEHQPDLALADVRMPPGFADEGVRAALLIRQRWPKTAVLLLSQYVEERYAADLLSAHTSGIGYLLKQRVADVEEFIGALHRVAGGGTALDPQVVAQLLVRRHSDPLDRLTARERDVLKLMAEGRSNAGIAEALVVSESAVAKHISSIFAKLDLPTAEADHRRVLAVLRFLGVG; encoded by the coding sequence GTGCGTGCTGTGATCGCCGAGGACTCGGTCCTGCTGCGGATCGGTCTGGTCAAGGTCCTGCAGACCGCGGGCTTCGAGGTGATGGCGGAGGTCGGCGACGCCGAGGGCCTGCTGGCGGCGGTGGACGAGCACCAACCGGACCTCGCGCTGGCGGACGTGCGGATGCCGCCGGGCTTCGCCGACGAGGGGGTGCGGGCCGCGCTGCTCATCCGGCAGCGGTGGCCGAAGACGGCGGTGCTGCTGCTGTCGCAGTACGTGGAGGAGCGGTACGCGGCGGATCTGCTGTCCGCCCACACCAGCGGGATCGGCTATCTGCTCAAGCAACGCGTGGCGGACGTCGAGGAGTTCATCGGCGCGCTGCACCGGGTGGCGGGCGGTGGCACGGCCCTGGATCCGCAGGTGGTGGCGCAGTTGCTGGTGCGTCGCCACAGCGACCCGCTGGACCGGCTGACGGCACGGGAGAGAGACGTTCTGAAACTGATGGCGGAAGGGAGGTCCAACGCGGGGATCGCCGAGGCGCTGGTGGTGAGCGAGAGCGCTGTTGCCAAACACATCAGCAGCATCTTCGCCAAGCTCGATCTGCCGACGGCCGAAGCCGATCACCGCCGGGTGCTGGCGGTGCTGCGATTCCTGGGGGTGGGGTAG
- a CDS encoding sensor histidine kinase, with protein sequence MQSQLPAFLRRALDRARRSPELARARRNTLVGAAAISAQLPLLLALAAPWLVYNATSAPAIMLAVTIPLVVPAVASPVLTVVQRRRFKALLDVDIPLGGPWRRQVLYHVLTGPAAAFGAALAFVLGMIGLVAATVYIWIWALPVTWRVEHYGYSTQAAYVTAGGLALIALATWLLGTLVRLDTRAATMFLGPDPATALERRVESLLDSRAGAVEAADAERRRIERDLHDGAQQRLVSMAVNLGLAKATLKDLPEDARKVIDEAHREAKDAIEELSSLVRGLHPAVLDERGLDAALSGVAARATVPVRLHVYMPERAAPTVEAVAYFVVCESLANIAKHTQATKAEVTVVRTGDTLRVTVSDDGVGGADPGRGSGLTGLAGRVGSVDGTFEVSSPAGGPTVIAVELPCVL encoded by the coding sequence ATGCAATCGCAACTCCCCGCCTTCCTGCGGCGTGCGCTCGACCGCGCCCGGCGGTCACCCGAGCTCGCCCGAGCGCGGCGAAACACGCTGGTCGGCGCTGCCGCCATATCGGCGCAGCTCCCGCTGCTGCTGGCGTTGGCGGCACCCTGGCTGGTGTACAACGCGACCTCCGCGCCGGCCATCATGCTCGCCGTCACCATCCCGCTCGTCGTCCCGGCCGTCGCCTCGCCCGTTCTCACGGTCGTGCAGCGACGCAGGTTCAAGGCGCTGCTGGACGTGGACATACCGCTGGGCGGCCCGTGGCGACGGCAGGTGCTCTACCACGTGTTGACGGGGCCGGCCGCGGCCTTCGGCGCGGCGCTGGCCTTCGTCCTGGGGATGATCGGCCTGGTGGCCGCGACCGTGTACATATGGATCTGGGCCCTGCCGGTGACCTGGCGGGTGGAGCACTACGGCTACTCGACGCAGGCCGCGTATGTCACCGCCGGCGGGCTGGCGCTGATAGCGCTCGCTACCTGGCTCCTGGGCACCCTCGTCCGTCTCGACACCCGCGCCGCCACGATGTTCCTGGGCCCCGACCCGGCCACGGCCCTGGAGCGCCGGGTGGAGAGCCTGCTCGACAGCCGGGCCGGCGCGGTGGAGGCGGCTGACGCCGAGCGCCGGCGCATCGAGCGCGATCTGCACGACGGCGCCCAGCAGCGACTGGTGTCCATGGCGGTCAACCTGGGACTGGCCAAGGCCACCCTCAAGGACCTGCCGGAGGATGCCCGCAAGGTGATCGACGAGGCGCACCGGGAGGCCAAGGACGCCATCGAGGAGCTGAGCAGTCTGGTGCGCGGGCTGCACCCGGCCGTCCTGGACGAGCGCGGTCTGGACGCCGCCCTCTCCGGTGTCGCCGCACGCGCCACCGTGCCGGTGCGTCTGCACGTCTATATGCCGGAGCGGGCCGCGCCCACCGTCGAGGCCGTCGCCTACTTCGTCGTGTGCGAGTCCCTCGCCAACATCGCCAAGCACACACAGGCGACGAAGGCCGAGGTGACGGTGGTGCGGACGGGAGACACTCTGCGGGTGACCGTTTCCGACGACGGGGTGGGCGGTGCCGACCCGGGCCGCGGCAGCGGCTTGACCGGTCTCGCGGGGCGCGTGGGGTCAGTGGATGGGACGTTCGAGGTCAGCAGCCCAGCCGGGGGCCCGACCGTGATTGCTGTGGAGCTGCCGTGCGTGCTGTGA
- a CDS encoding glycine--tRNA ligase — protein sequence MAADKIDTIVSLSKRRGFVYPCSEIYGGQRAAWDYGPLGVELKENIKRQWWRSMVTSRDDVVGLDSSVILAREVWEASGHVATFTDPLTECTSCHKRFRADHLEEAYEAKHGKAPASLADINCPNCGNKGAFTEPKQFSGLLSTHLGPTQDSGSVAYLRPETAQGIFTNFMQVQQTSRRKPPFGIAQIGKSFRNEITPGNFIFRTREFEQMEMEFFCKPGEDEHWQQYWMDQRWNWYRDLGLREENIRWYEHPKEKLSHYSKRTADIEYRFSFGGSEWGELEGVANRTDYDLKAHSAASGQDLSYFDQEAGERWTPYVIEPAAGVGRAMLAFMLDAYIEDEAPNAKGKMEKRTVMRLDPRLAPVKVAVLPLSRNPELSPKAKGLATDLRKLWNIEFDDAGAIGRRYRRQDEIGTPFCVTVDFDTLEDNAVTVRERDTMKQERVSLDQIQAYLGGRLIGC from the coding sequence GTGGCCGCCGACAAGATCGACACCATCGTCAGCCTGAGCAAGCGCCGTGGCTTCGTCTACCCCTGCAGCGAGATCTACGGCGGACAGCGTGCCGCCTGGGACTACGGTCCGCTCGGTGTGGAGCTGAAGGAGAACATCAAGCGGCAGTGGTGGCGCTCCATGGTCACCTCGCGTGACGATGTCGTCGGCCTTGACTCCTCGGTGATCCTGGCCCGCGAGGTCTGGGAGGCATCCGGCCACGTGGCCACCTTCACCGACCCGCTCACCGAGTGCACCTCGTGCCACAAGCGGTTCCGCGCGGACCACCTCGAGGAGGCGTACGAGGCCAAGCACGGCAAGGCCCCGGCCAGCCTCGCTGACATCAACTGCCCGAACTGCGGCAACAAGGGCGCCTTCACCGAGCCCAAGCAGTTCTCCGGTCTGCTCTCCACGCACCTCGGCCCGACCCAGGACTCCGGCTCGGTCGCCTACCTGCGCCCGGAGACCGCCCAGGGCATCTTCACCAACTTCATGCAGGTGCAGCAGACCTCGCGCCGCAAGCCGCCGTTCGGCATCGCCCAGATCGGCAAGTCCTTCCGGAACGAGATCACGCCGGGCAACTTCATCTTCCGTACCCGCGAGTTCGAGCAGATGGAGATGGAGTTCTTCTGCAAGCCGGGTGAGGACGAGCACTGGCAGCAGTACTGGATGGACCAGCGCTGGAACTGGTACCGGGACCTCGGCCTGCGGGAGGAGAACATCCGCTGGTACGAGCACCCCAAGGAGAAGCTGTCCCACTACTCCAAGCGCACCGCCGACATCGAGTACCGCTTCAGCTTCGGCGGCTCGGAGTGGGGCGAGCTGGAGGGTGTGGCCAACCGCACCGACTACGACCTCAAGGCGCACTCCGCCGCGTCCGGCCAGGACCTGTCGTACTTCGACCAGGAGGCCGGCGAGCGCTGGACGCCGTACGTCATCGAGCCGGCGGCCGGTGTGGGCCGGGCGATGCTCGCCTTCATGCTCGACGCCTACATCGAGGACGAGGCGCCGAACGCCAAGGGCAAGATGGAGAAGCGCACCGTGATGCGCCTCGACCCCCGGCTGGCCCCGGTCAAGGTCGCCGTGCTGCCGCTGTCCCGTAACCCGGAGCTGTCCCCGAAGGCGAAGGGGCTCGCCACCGACCTGCGCAAGCTCTGGAACATCGAGTTCGACGACGCGGGCGCCATCGGCCGCCGCTACCGCCGCCAGGACGAGATCGGTACCCCGTTCTGCGTCACCGTCGACTTCGACACGCTGGAGGACAACGCGGTCACCGTGCGCGAGCGCGACACGATGAAGCAGGAGCGCGTGTCCCTGGACCAGATCCAGGCGTACCTGGGCGGCCGCCTCATCGGCTGCTGA
- a CDS encoding metal ABC transporter substrate-binding protein produces the protein MNVRRLIPAAAATGAVALGLTTLTACSDDASGKTQDGKLKVVASFYPMQFLAERIGGDHVSVSGLTKPGVEPHDLEISPKQTAALSEAGLVVYLKGVQPSVDEAIEQADPKNVAEATSFTTLENHGTAVHGHDHGGEEHGGEEHGHEEAGHDEHGDEGDAADPHVWLDPVRYAEVAKGVAKSLEKADPDHAADYKKNAAALVKELGSLDKEFKDGLRKRASDTFITTHAAFGYLAERYGLEQEAISGLDPEAEPSPARIRELHDVAKKDKVNTVFFETLASDKTAKTLAGDLHLKTDVLDPIEGISDKSKGDDYFGVQRANLKALQQALGAK, from the coding sequence ATGAACGTACGCCGCCTCATACCCGCCGCCGCTGCCACGGGAGCCGTAGCCCTCGGCCTGACCACCCTCACCGCCTGCTCCGACGACGCCTCGGGGAAGACCCAGGACGGCAAGCTCAAGGTCGTGGCGTCGTTCTACCCCATGCAGTTCCTGGCCGAGCGGATCGGCGGCGACCACGTCTCCGTCAGCGGTCTGACCAAGCCGGGCGTCGAGCCGCACGACCTGGAGATCAGCCCCAAGCAGACCGCCGCGCTGAGCGAGGCCGGGCTCGTCGTCTACCTCAAGGGCGTCCAGCCCTCCGTCGACGAGGCCATCGAGCAGGCCGACCCGAAGAATGTGGCCGAAGCCACGTCGTTCACCACCTTGGAGAACCACGGCACGGCCGTCCACGGCCACGACCACGGCGGCGAGGAGCACGGCGGGGAAGAGCACGGCCACGAGGAGGCGGGCCACGACGAGCACGGCGACGAGGGCGACGCCGCCGACCCGCACGTCTGGCTGGACCCGGTGAGGTACGCCGAGGTCGCCAAGGGCGTGGCCAAGTCTCTGGAGAAGGCCGACCCCGACCACGCCGCCGACTACAAGAAGAACGCCGCGGCCCTGGTCAAGGAGCTCGGCTCGCTCGACAAGGAGTTCAAGGACGGGCTGCGCAAGCGCGCCTCGGACACGTTCATCACCACCCACGCCGCCTTCGGCTACCTCGCCGAGCGGTACGGCCTGGAGCAGGAGGCGATCTCCGGCCTCGACCCCGAGGCCGAGCCCAGCCCGGCCCGGATCCGGGAGCTGCACGACGTGGCGAAGAAGGACAAGGTCAACACCGTCTTCTTCGAGACGCTGGCCAGCGACAAGACCGCCAAGACCCTGGCGGGCGACCTCCACCTCAAGACTGATGTACTCGACCCCATCGAGGGCATCAGCGACAAGTCCAAGGGCGACGACTACTTCGGCGTCCAGCGCGCGAACCTGAAGGCCCTGCAGCAGGCGCTCGGCGCGAAGTAG
- a CDS encoding metal ABC transporter ATP-binding protein: protein MKEPVISLSGATASLGSRPVLRGVDLTVRQGEVVALLGANGSGKSTAVRAVVGRVPLTSGTLELFGVPRRRFRDWSRIGYVPQRTTAASGVPATVREVVSAGRLARTGLGLPRKPDRAAVDRALELVGMADRAKDSVNALSGGQHQRVLIARALAVEPELLIMDEPMAGVDHESQQVLADTLRAQVAGGATVLLVLHELGPLEPLIDRAVVLRDGCVVHDGPPPEAVGQHALPGHDHVHPHEGLDAHLIRTGLLS, encoded by the coding sequence ATGAAGGAGCCGGTCATATCCCTGAGCGGGGCGACGGCCTCACTGGGATCACGGCCCGTCCTGCGAGGGGTCGATCTCACCGTTCGGCAGGGCGAAGTGGTCGCGCTGCTCGGCGCGAACGGCTCCGGGAAGTCCACCGCGGTCCGCGCGGTCGTCGGCCGGGTCCCGCTCACCAGCGGCACGCTGGAGCTGTTCGGCGTCCCGCGCCGCCGCTTCCGGGACTGGTCCCGTATCGGGTACGTACCGCAGCGGACCACCGCGGCCAGCGGGGTGCCCGCGACCGTCCGCGAGGTGGTCTCGGCGGGGCGGCTGGCCCGCACCGGGCTGGGGCTGCCCCGCAAGCCGGACCGGGCCGCGGTCGACCGTGCCCTGGAGCTGGTCGGCATGGCCGACCGCGCCAAGGACTCGGTCAACGCGCTCTCCGGCGGTCAGCACCAGCGCGTGCTGATCGCCCGCGCGCTGGCCGTCGAACCCGAGCTGCTGATCATGGACGAGCCGATGGCGGGCGTGGACCACGAGAGCCAGCAGGTGCTCGCGGACACCCTGCGCGCCCAGGTCGCGGGCGGCGCCACCGTGTTGCTCGTGCTGCACGAGCTGGGCCCGCTGGAGCCGCTGATCGACCGCGCGGTGGTGCTGCGCGACGGCTGCGTCGTGCACGACGGCCCGCCCCCGGAGGCGGTCGGCCAGCACGCGCTGCCCGGCCACGACCACGTACACCCGCACGAGGGCCTCGACGCCCACCTGATCCGGACAGGGCTGCTGAGCTGA